Within Xiphias gladius isolate SHS-SW01 ecotype Sanya breed wild chromosome 14, ASM1685928v1, whole genome shotgun sequence, the genomic segment gtgtgcaagcCTGAGAGCGCATGTTGTACCAATTTAAGTAACATTAGGCAAACATTACAAAAGCCACATTGAGAAAGCGGAAAAAGGGTCAGTGGGTTAGTTGAGGTTTTCTTTGCAGGAAGATAGAAACAGCTCACTGGACAAAAGTGGGCATCTACAACAagtgactacaaagagatgaaagCAGGAAGATTCAAGAGAGAAGCAGTGAGTGTGAGAGTCAGGGGAACAGCGTTACCTCCCCCAAATGAAAAAAACGGTACCTCAGACGGTCCACTCATGGGATTGGACAAATCAAGACCAGACAGCCATCATTGGACAGATGGCGAGGCAATGTGAAGACAGTAAAACCAATCCCTTATCCTGGTCTGGCTTTAGAGGAAAGTCTAAAAGAATCTTTTTGGTCTACACTGAGGGTTAAATGATGATGTATCCACACTGTGTTAAATGACACAAAGTAATCCTGTTTACAACTTCTACATATACTCAATCTACACATGTCATTTAGCTACCAGCTAACCATGTAAAACTACAACCCACTACAGGCCACAGCATTAAATTCAGTTCTGTCTCAGTACCAAGGCCTAACTGGTGTAGTCAACATGCAAAATGATGAGTTAGAGTTACTGTACTACTCAACTGATactagttcaacattttatgaATCAACAAGAAAGGAGATGAATGAGTGGAGGACCCATCATATAAGCCGACTCATTAATTATCCTCCTTGGTAAATGTTTCTgggatgtgtgcatgtgtctgacAATGGCATTTCTATGTATCTCTAACACTGCTGTACTTGATATATATGACTTTTCAGAGGTCTGCTGTTTGAGGTGGGGGGAGGTACAGAAAAGCAAGCTGACAGACAAGTACGTACgcaggagacagaggcagaacaTAACCATGGGAGGACAACCTGCCACCCCGTTTGAGCCGGTCCGAGCGGAAGTTCTCGTAGTGCAGGTCCTGGGTCACTTCCTGGAGATCCTGCATGTGGGTTctgtgcagtggtggaaaagtCAACAACCAATAAATACTAGACGTTTTGAAAACTGCAGATGTTGGGGGCAGATGCTGTCTGGTTATGGAGTTCACAAGaatataagatttaaaaaaaaaaaaaaaaaaatcataagtCTTTATTTTAGCCAAACTTTTCGAAACCACATTATACTGCTAATGTTGATAGTATTTTTGACATGTGATGCTGTATCAATTTGGGACACAGCTAATGTTTTATCTCCTTGCCTGCCTTGGATACACCCCTTTTCTAATTAGCTGCACCTTAACATAAAAGCTACTGGCAGAGGTAGACTTTTTCTCATTGTGGCTAAAGGCATCCTGGCAAACCATCTCAACAATATTACCTAactagcttttttttcttcccacagcactggtaggaaaaaaaaaacagcagtataTGCACAGTTCAGTAGCTTATTCCCTTTCAATGTTACGTTGCTTCTACCactaacatttttaaagaatacACTTTCAATTTTAAAGAGTCAGGAAAAACTTGGGTTATAGCCTCCTCTAGCTCCTCCGCCACTCACATCAACATGGTCCGCAGCTTGAGGAAGTCGTTGTGCTCTGGattctccacctccaccactcCCCAGGGGTACAGGCGGCCCCTCACCTTCTTCCCTTTTGCCTCAATCTGCTGGTTGGATCCTACAACTGCAAATGGGATGCTAGCCTGGGGAAGAGAAgttttttatgtgtctgttcTAGAGGTTAAACCGCCCACATAAAGAATTATGACACTGCGacccaaaaaactaaaaaccgTCAACATATCTTTGGAAGAAAGAAAGTTTATATTCATTCAGGGACAAGGAACTTTACAAGGAACAGAGAGTTTACCTTGAGGATCCTTGTCTGCTCTTTGAAGTCCTCATCCTCATCCGACTCAGCATCAGGAAGGTGGTAAATCTTAATACCGTGTTCATCAATCTCATCCAGAAtcttacaaagaaaacagtgacaaagcACGGGTTATTATCGGGTATGTTGACAAACGACAACctattgttttctgtttagtcAGAACGTTGGAAATATTACTAAAGACAACATTCTGCTGATCAGAATAATTTCTGACATAACCTCTTTGACACTTCACGTATCACTGGAGTTGTACCTACAGTATGGCTAAAGCAGTGGGCAGGAGCACATGATAGCCACTGTTCATCTCAGGAACTGGAAGCCCCCTTCAACAATGGACAACTCTGTTGTTCTCACCCTGCGCTTgagcctctccctctctctgaggGTGAGAGTGTCTGCCTTGGCGATGACAGGAACCACGTTAACCTTATTGTGAATGGCCTTCATGAACTGGACATCCAGGGGTTTCAGGCTGGTCagacaggaaaaagacaaacgCAGGGtcaaagagagacaaaggatTCGAGTAAGGATTTATGAGAAGCAAAGAATGAcaaatgttaattaaaacacaagaaactTCAGCGTATTAACTgaagcatgtacagtatgtgtgtgagtattaTGTACTGCAGGACTCACCCGTGGCCAAGCGGGGAGATGAAATAGAAGCAGCAGTGAACCCTATTGTCGACAATGTGTCTACGATTTAGACCGCTCTCGTCATGGAGGTAGCGCTCAAACTGGTCATCAATGTAGCTGATAATAGTGCTGaaactggatgaaaaaatatagGTCACATTAAACATCCAGTTTGTATCACAGTATACTGTACCAGAAGCCCACCcactaaataataaaatcaaatcccCAGATGAAAAATACGTTCTCCCCCTGCTATCATTGTGATTTAAAAGATTTCAACTTCTTTTTAACTGtcaaagttaaaagttaaaagttaaaagccCATTGCTTTTCAAGATAGCAGGACTAACAGTGGGtaattaaaaatctaaaaatacctCATCTCCTCATCAGCATACGCCCTAAAAAGATTTCATACCAGTCCTGGCTGTTGATGGCGTCCCCATATCCTGGTGTGTCTACCACAGTGAGACGGAGCTTCACTCCTCGCTCCTCGATTTCTACTGTCGACGCCTCAATCTGAACCGTCCTTTCTATCTTTTCTATCAGAAggaaaaatagataaaatatgAGGAGACAGTCAGTCCAGGATTTTTACTAAATGgctttaatgtgtttattttgtgctttCAATATATCAAGTGCTTTACAAACACTCCAAGAATGGCTACAAATGAGGATCATTTGGTCACAAGGAGGAGCTATAACATTATACACTCCAAGAAACACAGCCCGGGTTTGTGCATGTATCACATGTGTGTGGGCACaaggcggtgtgtgtgtgttttacctgctGCTCCAGGGATGACTCTCTCAGGGTAAAGGTCAGTGAGAAAAAGGCTGTTGATCAAGGTGGATTTTCCAAGTCCGGATTCACCTTTTtgacaacagaggaaaataaaactatcaTCACGCAATGAACATTAGTGTGAGAAATCaggatcaaaataaaaaaacaattacaaaagcACAGTCAAGTTCTGGTTGGGGGAAAACTTCTAATACAGAGTTCAGTTTCAACAACAGAAGAGAACAAAGACATTCTCAGCGTGCTGCAGGAAACAAGACCTGTGACATACACTAGGCCTTGCACCAGACGGAAATACATATCAGCATGATAGTCAATCTGACTTCACCGTTAATGTTTTCCAGAAATATGTCAGGTGGCTGATTACACAACCCAGCACCTGAGTAAGCAGTGCAAGTCTTCAAAATCAGTCAGCAGCAGAGGCAAGAGGACAACCGCTTGATAGTTTCGCTCTCCTTAAAATTGGCAGCAAGAACTAAGAACATGGATATCCTCTTCCAGCTTGACTCCATCTTTACATGAAAATCTGAAACTATACACTGAAAACTTTGAGACAGACTTTATTTGAATGCCTCTGCTGATACTGTCTGATTATtaatgaccaaaaaataaaaatcatgacTGGCCAGCTTTTCAACTGGCTGTATGCAACACAGGTAAGATCTTAAAAACTTCCACAAACTTCCTcaaatatgaaaagtaaaaaaatttaACCCGCtttcaatacaaaaacaatggaaacaaatgtaataaaacatcCACAGTTTAAGTGAGTtaacaaatgttaaataaatgctaatgGCCTGATTCTCAGACTTATTCTAGATACAAAAGCGTCTTTCAACTCATGATACTGCAGGTCCATTGAACATTGTTTTAGTCTTGCCATGTGACTAATTTCTGTCTGGGAAAGCCATTAACCTAAAGCGGCAGTTTTGCTTAAGCAACAGCAGTGAACAAAATTTGGGAAACTATGCGTAAGAAATGTAAGAAACTATGTTCCTTGAGTGTCAGGATCACATTACAGATGCTGAGACATAATCAACCTAAAGCTTGTGTGCTATACCCGGGAATGCTGCCACTGTTCCCACCAGAGCCGTGGCAAAAGATTTACAGATGTTTTTACTACATCCTAAACTGGCATTTTAGAGTGGATGGAAAATCAAAGTTGACATATATGCACACTACAGGCAGGTGGGAAAGAGCTTTAGAGCAAAAAgtaactgtgtttttcattgagTATAAAAATAGATGTATAATGCGGACAAATTTTCattatgtatattatttgtATCTGTGATGGAAGTGCAGTTATCTAAATGtacaagaaaacactgaattatttaAGATCCTGGAAGGTTAAATAAGCACTCAATGAGTATTCTTGCAGTCGAGGGACCAGCAGGCCTTGTCCACTCTACAAATCAGTCCCCCGTGGCCGAAAGGCTACATTCCTCTCTGgtttattttaaagcaaaaggATGAGCAGTGTTCAGGGGAGCTCCGACCCTCCCCCCTTATCAACAAGCACAGGgttcacacagtcacagtcCTCCCATCCAGCAGTTTACACTGCCGCTGACGCCAGCTGAGCAACTACACTGATGTGACATCTGCCATTTTATACTACCCAAAATGCCTTGGTGAACACTAAGATACACTTATGCATCACTTAAGACaggttaaaagacaaaacaacaaacttaCTCTCAACATATAAACAAAAGGAGCTACAGAGATGAGAGAGTTGTAAGACTTATGTAGAAAAGgccattttgaaaagaaaacatgacagcaACAACTGTATACTGTGCAGGCCGCTGGTGAAATTCCACCATAAATTCATCCCAATAGCATATTCCCATGAGCCAAAAATCCAAAATGCATTCCTCAAAAGTCCATGTTTACTTAAGCTTTCAAGATTGAAAATGTTATGACTGAGATGCACTACTATTTTccaaactaaataaaaccaGCGTTACGTAAAAtcaagaagaaaaggaaaaaattaaaaaaggtctCTATAACAGTGATGACGCACTCACCTACTACCATCAATGTAAACTCAAATCCTTTTTTTACTGACTTGCGATGAACCTGATTAGGCAGGTTGGCGAATCCAACGTACCCTGGGGTCTCAGGGTTGGTGAACTGGCcctgctgtagaaaaaaaaaggagagtaCAAAGACAGAAGAGTCGTAATCATAGTCACAATGTTTGGTGACATTAAAATTTtaggatgaaaaaaaagtagCTTTGTCACAGGGGCTGAttaattactttattacttAAACTCATTTTTTAGCAAGATTAATCTAAATCAGTTTGAAGTTGAACATAGTTCTTCGAATAACATAACAGACAGTTTTAATCATAGTCATAGTCTAGAATCCACTGGGAAGACATCTGCTCATGGACAACTGGGGTATTTagagagagcagcagtgacTTCTCTGCAGTCTGTTTGCAAAAGACCTTCCACCCTTCATTCCAGTGTTTATGGCTCTTTCCTACAAAGACTGACTCAAAAGCCCCCATGACACTGCTAGACAATGGCAAATTCAAATAGAAAGGTACTCGCTCCTTATTTGGTTTGCTCTTTTTTGGCCACACAGTCCTGTACTATTTATAAACCCTCCTTTCCCCGTCTTATCAGCAAAGGTCATGACTGATAAGACCGATTAAGTAGTGTGTTCGTGTGCTGCTTTGGGCCTTTCAACCCACATAAAGCCTCATCAGTGAGTCATGCTGATCGTGAGCAGCGTACTGAGCATCTGCCTAAGTGACCAAGCATTCAACAAGTAACTAATATTTGTGTTTGGAACATGGACACACTGCAAAAGATAATGTGAGAAAAGCGGGAAGGCACAAAATGTACCACTGAAATAAGCGGGAatgttgagtttaaaaaaaaaatatccttgaCTGACTCAGTAGAGGACAGAAGACTTATTGTTGATTTATAACAAAACCAAACCGCCTAAGATGAAGTTCTGACTCAAAGAAAAAGGGCGTATCATTGACATACAACACTATTTTCTCATCAAAAATAATGCTAAGCCATTTAACTAGAAAGACAGTCACTAAAGCAGAAGTAGGAGTCTGGTATTACTGCATACTGTATCGGTTAAAATTGAATATCTGGTTGCCGTTTTCCAAGACTCACCTTCATTTTGTCGGCCTGAGacattttttctccttgttaaacctgaaagaaaacacaaacagttcaGACAGCCTATGTGCATCCTTTCTGAGATGGGGGTAATTCATGCAGTCATATACTTACAGGCCCGAATGTGTGAGAGACAGGAAGTCTGGTTTGAGAGGGTGCTGTGTCTCGCCACAAAAAACTGACTATATCCTTTTCCTGCTAGCTTCATCACAGCTGCGTCCCACTAAAATACTATGATCTGAGGATAACAGACTAAGCTATGCTTATGCTATTCATCCCAACGTCTCTACAACTGGTGCCATGTGTTTACTGCTTTGTTGCTGGTCGTTGTGTTGTAATTCGGTGTCGAACACCATAGTGAACTGAAACTGTCAGAAACACACCCAGAGCACCCAGAGTATTAGGATGAAAACGGCTCAATGTCTCACTATAGCAGAcaacataaaatataacattagACTAATGTATCTGTCCAAGGTAGTTTAGAAGCTAGTTTGGGCCAATTCAAGAAGCCTTACCAACCCAGAATAATCACAGAAATATGTAACGGTAACTGAAACCAACAGTGCTAATTTTCTTACGTTCACTGGTACTGAAATGGAAATTAGCCGGTTAATTAGCAACAGCTATTTTTCGTAACGGTACCAACCCAGTGGGCGTTAAACGGGCTGATGCTGACATCTGCCACGAAAAACCTCAATTTGTTCTTGAAAAGCTATCAAAACGAGCCCAAATCGGAGCTTTTTCTCCAGCCAACAGCCCTAGCTAGCTGTTCAGAAACTTGTTGCGAGCTTAGCATAGCGTTAACCACTAACTAGCCGAGTAGCTTCTCCTGCAGGATGTTCATTTATATAGCTAATGTTAGCGTCGACGGATTAGGAGCGAAACCGCGACCTACACAGCGTCTGAGACAACTCTGTGATGAATAAGAGGCGAATTAGAGAAATCGGTGGCGTTACCTTACAGTGCAGAGTGGTACAGGCAGGCTAAGTTGACGATGAACAGCAGACTTGGCGAACACCTCAAATTCTTCAGATTCCGCTGCAGCAGCTTCCTTTAGCACACAGACCACAATGCACTGGGCGAGAGGGGCTCAAGCCTGTCCCACTGTTCACACAGAAAGTCAGCCTGCTCACACCCCGTATTTACTATATCAGCTCATAATCAgctcattaaaaacattaaacattattatcAACAATTGGGTCATATTAACCACGGTGGTGGAGTAGTGAGGGTATCAAGTACTTGGAGCCCCAACATGAGGATGGCCCTCAAAAAGCCTGCAACTAAAACTTTGTTTTCGTTTACAGCactgaaatgtgacatttgacGTTATGAGCAACTATTAGTGGTGGCTGAACAAGTAGTTTGACAGACTATTTCTTGTACCTCAAAAAATATTACCTGTTTAAGAGTGATAGCAGGATCTAatcctgtgttttttgtaattatatGAATAGTGCCTTTAGGTTTCTAAAGTTTTATTATACTACTTCTGTGTTGCAACAGACTACGTTAATATTTTGGAAGCTAATTCACTGtaattctgcaaataaaacatgatttcacTCATTATGAAAGAGAGTAACAAAGTAATCCCTTTTCAGTGTAGGGGCCAGACTAAAGACCtaaaagacctaaaaaaaactgtgacagaaataatgtTCAATAATGTTtacacagtaattacagtatgttgagaAAAGACAGCTTAAATATACAGAGATTGTTCGGACTTTGGTAAATGTGTTATAAGCACTTTGTTACAGTAACTACTACAGATGcatgtgttgtttgttgttgattcAGTTATTTGTACAGGTGTGACAATCGATTTATGAATGAGTCGGAGGGGGCCCACTGAGACTGTATATGTGCAGGGCCCACATTTTTGTGCTACACCACTGATAAACAAAGTCAGAGATGTAATGGCATCATTCAGGGTTGCAGTTAGAAATCATGGGCCCCCAGAAAGAGTATTACCTTGACTCGTACCTCATATTATTCATACAGCCCAATTTGAGCATTTGCTGGCCCTCGCCCGTTGCCTCTGGAGTCATCACCGCTTTTAACCTACCAGTAGCAGAgtcagaatatatatatataatataatacattgAATATAATAAACTAATAATAGAACATTATAAATTGCCTCAAAAGTAAAATCAACTCCACctgctgaggaagactgtgTGATATAGTCAAAAGCGCCGGAACAGCTATAAGTGGATATTGTAGTgagattattttatcaattaatgATTCTAGTATGTCTACAGTACGAAATATTTTCTAGTTATTATATCATTCAATTTTCTTTGTGTCCTATGGTATTACTTTTTGTGAACCCATTGTGTAACTGGTTTTCTGCGATGTTTGATAAGCTGTGATTCTATCCTTCAGTATACTATAGTAGGATTATAGGTTCTTCATGTCTTATCTATTTTAGTCATGATGTCCTTGTTTCAGGTAAGTAGCTTACTCTTGTCGGACCATAGTGTCCCAATTATCAACACCAAAATCAGTTGTACAATTGAAAATACTAACCACCATTATTCACAAGTTTCAGTACATGTGCAGTACATGGCTGCCAGGGCAACAAAATCACAAGATAGGACATGGAAAGGCACTGTACGCCGCCATGGCACTCCATCAACCAATAGTTCTTtttcacaggagacattttgacatgttacaGCAGGAAAAATACAGGTTGAAATAATAGAATTAACGATgtctgaattccatttagctgcttcaatTTTCTGCTCGTGCCACCGTGCATGCTGGGTCACTGTCACACTGACATGGACACTTGAATATAAAAGAACTTGTCGTTAATTTTATTGGTAACACCATCGCTTTTCCTACCACGACAAGTTAAAACGATTGCtatgaaaaaggcctattaaCACTAATTGCCTGCCTAAATGTGCTGGACCAAGGGACTCTCCTAATATCTATTTACCAAGAATATGAAATGATGATACCTGAAAAAATAATAGTCATCTTTTCAGCAGAAATACGGTAattgtaattatattttaatgatggcaattcttcaaaaaaaaaaaaaaaacagcctataTTTCAGTAATAGAGTAGAACAGAGTATAACAGTACTTGTATTGACGAAGAAAATGTCGCTTAGCAGCTCTGACATTTctttcagaaaacatttcaacctGTATTAATGGGAGCTGGCCAAAAGAGGGGGCCAAGGCTCCTTATGAAACTGACAAGAGTGATATTTTACACCTCTTAcagtaaaatcaattttttattgattaacatTATAGGGCTCAAAATAGATAGTGATGCACAAATGATTAGCCTAAAGAATGTGAAATCCTACAAagtgaaaggttttttttttgtgtcctgaCCGTTTGCACCAGTTGATCATTTATATACAGCTCTTAAGTAATTCCTCAACTCGGGATAGTTTATTGAACCTACTATgttattacaaataaaataaacaatcagATAGCTGCTGTAcatggataaaaacaaaaaaaaggtagtTCCATTTACTACAGCGGTAACAGCAGGTGCTTAAAAGGGGGTCTTTTCCATTTTAAGCTCATTTGAAAGTTGTCAGGAACTTTTTCCCGAGCAGTTAGCTACCGTTAGCTCTACCTGTACGTGGCTCCATGTTTACGGGCTAGGTTAGCTTGCCAGCTAGCTAGAACTTTCAACCAGCGTTACTCCTACTGATCCTGGCTAATGTTTAGGAAACCTGCACAGTTCTAATGACAACGTTTTGAAACAAAGACGACATATACAATATACATGGCGCCCTGGACGTGATTGGTATATCAAACATGCTTCCATATTCTCCCCATCGGtggctcgttggtctaggggtatgattctcgctttgggtgcgagaggtcccgggttcaaatcccggacgagcccagtttttgtcatatttgtccAATTTTTCTTCTACAGTAAGCAATAATTTATCGCACTCTTGTGATATGTCTACCCTTATTTTGTTGCAAGAACATATTACATAACTAACCGCTCATCTGGGCATGTCTATGGTCCATAAAGAATTTTTATAACGATCTTGCGGATCTTGGCAGTACTACAATTAAGGGTTTATGTTTATTGTttctttatatatgtatattagaGCTATATGCGTTATTTTCTGCATGAGACGCCTTTTCCCCTACACTACACAGACAATTTAGTTTCATAAATTTCAATTTGAGTACTGGGAAAGCCCACCTTTTCATACAGCACAGATATTGTGTCAGTAAGGTATAGTttacccaaaaacaaaactattacCAGTTTAGATACAGGACGGATAGAGAAAAGTAGTTCAGGCACAGCAGTTCTGTGGTTTCCAGGCCTCTTTCAGTTCCTCTCTTTTTAGACTCCACATCACCTGTGCAAAGGGGAGGGGGGCGGGCAACAACATgctaacaaatgaaaacagtcacATGTTTGGGGTCTAAATCACCTGTCCATTCTGTACACAGCCTCACTCCAGTGGCGCTGGAGGAGCATCAGACGACTTAAAAATATGCTCACACAATGCCTTTCTGTCTCCACCCAGTGGGGGCTTATCTGAGCTTGCTGTTGTGACAGCATCTCTGCTTCCCTCCCTCCAGTCCGGCTCAGGACAGCCACTGCTCTGCTTAACACGAGTCCAGGAGATATCCTGGTAAATACCAgtctctttccctttctgttACAGCAAGCATATCATCGCCACAGGAGCTACActatttccattatttccatAAGCCTCTTAGTGGTAACATGCTCTGTCATTTGTAGAGTGGCTTCATAATATGAAGTGTGCgagtttttatatattttaagtgCCTCTTTCCTGTACCCACCCTCTTAATATGGCAAAAGGGTTCCTGCTCTGCTGTGAATAAGTATGGTAGTTTTTGATAATTCccagtttttttaatggatgCTGTAATCCGATTCCTCAGAGAGTAAAAGCAAGCGAGAGAGATAAAGGTAACGGACCGCACCAGTAtcttttcatgtcttttcaCGTCTTGTGTTATTTCCACTTTCGTGGAAGCTTCATTTCCATTCCTTTCCTAcgccacattttaaaaaatcaactGGAGGGAACTGGCAGAAACTGGTAACATGAAGGCGGATCAACACCatattctgcttttattttatgtttcctAATGTTTACAGTATCATGATGGGCCAATGCACTTGTGAGTACTGATTTAAAAAGCCCCTGCTGCAGTTGTGCACAACAATAACACGACACACACTGACCGAAGGCCTtgacacatttgtgtgtgcagaggaCTGTTGCTAATGGTTTAATTTGTGAGCGCTCACCCTGTGAACTCAATGGGCTTTTGCTCCTGGCTGGCACTGCTTTAAAGGACTTCAAGAGCTCTAATATAAAGGCAACAGGTACagtcctttcttttttgtgtgtgtgtttttttttttttaaacaataacattaaaagtaaaaaacaaaggacGGTGTGAAGCAAAGTTTATGTCTCTGCAAGGTGACTTTGACAGCATACAGAAATAAATGGGAAAAGTGGCTGctgataaaacatgcaaaaacaatcATTTCGTACTTGAAGCATGACAAGAGCGAGATgagagagtgaagaaaagaatGGGAAAGGGGAAGAAGTGACATAGCTAGTGACATGCATCGgattcagaatcagaaaaaagcTTCTAGCGCCTAGTTCAGTTTCATCCTCCCTCCATCACCACACCATCATCACCCCCTTAACCAGTCTGTCATTTAAAGTAAGCAGCCGCCTGCTTAGCCGGCACCTTTCACTTTTCAAGCAGCACTTAATTTACCGCAGGACATTTTAAATCTCCAGCCTCTGTGGCACTGAGTCGCTGACAAATGCCTGGTTGCAAATGTATCTCATTGACTGCTGACTCGGTTGTATTACAAGCTGGCTGATAACGTGGCCCTCAGCTTTTATCCTCAGATGTTGGAGGAAGTGTATTAATTTAGCCTGGAT encodes:
- the sept2 gene encoding septin-2 isoform X2, producing MSQADKMKQGQFTNPETPGYVGFANLPNQVHRKSVKKGFEFTLMVVGESGLGKSTLINSLFLTDLYPERVIPGAAEKIERTVQIEASTVEIEERGVKLRLTVVDTPGYGDAINSQDCFSTIISYIDDQFERYLHDESGLNRRHIVDNRVHCCFYFISPLGHGLKPLDVQFMKAIHNKVNVVPVIAKADTLTLRERERLKRRILDEIDEHGIKIYHLPDAESDEDEDFKEQTRILKASIPFAVVGSNQQIEAKGKKVRGRLYPWGVVEVENPEHNDFLKLRTMLITHMQDLQEVTQDLHYENFRSDRLKRGGRKGPEPEEMDKDMILQEKEAELRRMQEMIAKMQAQMQKQGDDGDGPHV
- the sept2 gene encoding septin-2 isoform X1 → MSQADKMKQGQFTNPETPGYVGFANLPNQVHRKSVKKGFEFTLMVVGESGLGKSTLINSLFLTDLYPERVIPGAAEKIERTVQIEASTVEIEERGVKLRLTVVDTPGYGDAINSQDCFSTIISYIDDQFERYLHDESGLNRRHIVDNRVHCCFYFISPLGHGLKPLDVQFMKAIHNKVNVVPVIAKADTLTLRERERLKRRILDEIDEHGIKIYHLPDAESDEDEDFKEQTRILKASIPFAVVGSNQQIEAKGKKVRGRLYPWGVVEVENPEHNDFLKLRTMLITHMQDLQEVTQDLHYENFRSDRLKRGGRLSSHGYVLPLSPAKGPEPEEMDKDMILQEKEAELRRMQEMIAKMQAQMQKQGDDGDGPHV